Proteins encoded in a region of the Quercus lobata isolate SW786 chromosome 8, ValleyOak3.0 Primary Assembly, whole genome shotgun sequence genome:
- the LOC115955564 gene encoding subtilisin-like protease SBT5.4 — MTFSFLPSIILSLVVFFLLHTTTNGAKKSYIVYMGAQSHLFDASLQELDSVTNSHLDLLGSFVGSTAKAKDAIIYSYTRHINGFAAILDEKEAAEIAKDPKVISVFPNLPRKLHTTRSWEFLGLTKDGQIPDSSAWKAGRYGEDVIIGTLDTGVWPESRSFQDTGLGPVPAKWRGICQPGHEDGVRCNRKLIGVRYFNKGYAAALKAPLNESLNSARDLVGHGTHTLSTAGGNFVPNAGIFNIANGTASGGSPRARVAAYKVCWPPTATAGGCYDADIMAAVDAAISDGVDVLSISLGGTVQNEFFMDGISISSFHAVKNNIAVVCSAGNSGPDWGTVTNAAPWIFTVGASTTDRNLANYVSLGNKMQIEGVSLSASGVPGGKFYPLISAENANIANVSTTSALFCYAGSLDPIKVKGKIVLCLRGENARIEKGSECLRAGAVGMILANSEIDGNDLSADPHVLPASLIKYTDGQIIFGYLNSIKNPTASVTDVKTVLGVKPAPFMAAFSSRGPSKIEPTILKPDITGPGVSILAAFTEAVSPTGLDNDKRRFPYSMISGTSMSCPHVAGIVGLLKTRYPHWSPSAIKSAIMTTAITQDNTRKSILDSSTVEATPFAYGSGHVNPNSAMDPGLVYDATTEDYLNVLCARGYNDTMIRLFSQKPYSCPDTFSLEDFNYPSIAVPNIQARNVTLTRTVTNVGSPGTYKVRVRQPSAVFVTVKPSVLEFKTTGEKKTFQVIITPNVAKLGTRAGYVFGDLIWSDGKHSVRSPIAVNLAS; from the exons AtgaccttttcttttctccccTCAATTATTTTATCCcttgttgttttctttcttttgcataCCACCACCAATGGCGCTAAAAAG TCTTATATTGTGTACATGGGAGCACAATCGCATCTATTTGATGCTTCATTGCAAGAACTTGACAGTGTGACGAATTCTCATTTAGACTTGCTTGGATCATTCGTAGGaag TACTGCGAAGGCTAAGGATGCAATCATTTACTCTTATACAAGACATATCAATGGTTTTGCTGCAATTCTTGATGAGAAAGAAGCAGCAGAGATTGCAA AGGATCCAAAAGTAATATCAGTATTCCCAAACCTACCAAGAAAACTGCACACAACCCGGTCGTGGGAATTTCTTGGGCTTACTAAAGATGGACAAATTCCTGATTCATCAGCATGGAAAGCAGGGAGGTATGGTGAAGACGTAATCATTGGAACCCTTGACACCG GTGTTTGGCCAGAATCAAGGAGCTTCCAAGATACGGGGCTTGGTCCCGTCCCAGCCAAATGGCGTGGCATCTGTCAACCTGGCCATGAAGATGGAGTTCGTTGCAACAg GAAGTTGATTGGAGTTCGGTACTTCAACAAAGGTTATGCTGCAGCATTAAAAGCTCCTCTTAACGAATCCCTTAACTCTGCTCGTGATCTGGTGGGCCATGGCACCCATACCTTATCTACCGCCGGTGGTAACTTTGTACCAAACGCTGGTATTTTTAACATTGCCAATGGCACTGCTTCAGGTGGATCACCAAGAGCCCGTGTGGCTGCCTACAAGGTCTGCTGGCCACCAACCGCGACTGCTGGCGGCTGCTATGATGCAGATATCATGGCTGCCGTTGATGCTGCAATTAGTGATGGTGTTGATGTGCTCTCAATTTCTCTTGGTGGCACTGTTCAGAATGAATTTTTCATGGATGGGATATCAATAAGTTCCTTCCATGCTGTTAAGAATAATATTGCTGTGGTTTGCTCAGCTGGCAATTCTGGACCAGATTGGGGGACTGTAACAAATGCGGCTCCATGGATTTTCACAGTTGGGGCTAGTACAACAGACAGGAATCTTGCTAACTATGTTTCTCTTGGCAACAAGATGCAAATCGAG GGAGTAAGTCTTTCAGCTTCAGGCGTGCCAGGTGGAAAGTTCTATCCATTGATCAGTGCTGAAAATGCCAATATTGCAAACGTATCCACCACATCCGC TCTGTTTTGTTATGCTGGAAGTCTTGATCCCATAAAGGTGAAAGGCAAGATTGTGTTGTGTCTACGAGGGGAGAATGCAAGAATTGAAAAGGGCAGTGAGTGTCTTAGGGCAGGTGCTGTAGGTATGATATTGGCTAATAGTGAGATTGATGGGAATGATCTTTCAGCTGATCCTCATGTGCTACCTGCTTCACTTATAAAATATACtgatggccaaatcatattTGGTTACCTTAACAGTATCAA GAACCCCACTGCTTCCGTTACTGATGTAAAGACAGTATTAGGAGTAAAGCCAGCACCATTTATGGCTGCATTCTCATCTAGGGGACCCAGTAAAATTGAGCCAACAATTCTCAAG CCTGATATCACTGGACCAGGAGTGAGCATACTTGCTGCTTTCACCGAAGCAGTAAGTCCCACTGGATTAGATAATGACAAACGCCGGTTTCCTTACTCTATGATCTCTGGCACTTCCATGTCATGTCCTCATGTTGCTGGCATTGTTGGCCTTCTCAAAACACGGTACCCTCACTGGAGTCCGTCAGCTATCAAATCTGCAATCATGACTACAG CAATAACCCAAGATAACACCAGGAAGTCAATTCTGGACTCATCCACTGTCGAAGCGACACCATTTGCCTATGGTTCAGGACATGTGAACCCAAACAGTGCAATGGACCCTGGACTCGTTTATGACGCTACAACTGAAGATTACTTGAACGTCTTATGTGCTCGTGGCTACAATGATACCATGATCCGATTATTTTCTCAGAAGCCTTATTCATGTCCCGATACTTTCAGTCTAGAGGACTTCAACTACCCTTCAATCGCAGTTCCTAACATCCAAGCACGCAATGTGACTCTTACTAGAACAGTAACTAACGTTGGTTCTCCAGGCACATACAAAGTGCGTGTCAGGCAGCCCTCTGCAGTTTTCGTCACTGTCAAACCTAGTGTTTTGGAGTTCAAGACAACTGGTGAAAAGAAGACCTTCCAGGTTATTATTACGCCCAATGTTGCCAAATTAGGCACTAGAGCCGGCTATGTATTTGGAGATCTGATTTGGTCAGACGGCAAGCACTCAGTCAGGAGTCCTATTGCAGTGAATCTTGCTagctag